Part of the Bacteroidota bacterium genome, CCGACGAAGAGACGTCCGTCACGCGGACCTTCGCGAAATGATTGTCCCGGGTACGAATGCAGTATGTGTGCCCCGGAATCACCACCGCATCCTTCGTCGTGGCCCAGCCGCCCGTCGGTGCGTAGGTGATATCGTAGAGGGACGCCGTGTAGCCCATATCCCTGATATCCGTATCGTCCCACACGTCGAGATAAAAGGTATGGTTGACGTCGTAATACTCGAAAAAGACATCCGTATACTGGTCGTCATACGGACCGATCGAGTAACTCGAGAACTCGTAGCCGGCCGACGCGGGGGATGTCCGGTAATTTGCGAGCGTCACATTATAACCCTCGGGGCGTGGCGTGTCGTAGGCGATATCTGTGCTGAGGGAGCTTTCATTCCCGTCGAGATCATACGCGCTCACCGCATAGAAGTACGTCACACCGTTCAGAATCCCGGAATCGATGAAGTGGGGCTGGCGCGTCGATCCGATGTAGTTAAACGGGCCGTTCACGGCAAGACTCGAGTAGACTTTATAACCTGCCAGGTCGGGTTCGAGATTCGCGAGCCAAAATATTTCCAGGAGCCTGTCTCCCGTCTCGGTGGATAATCCCCTGGGGCGCGAAGGAGGAGTAAGATCCGGAACGACGACCACCGCCTGGCATCCCCAAACCGACAACAGAACCACCAGGATAACCGGTACTATGTATTTATTCATTTTTTTCTAAGCTCCAGCTGTCACCTACCCTTAAGTCAATTACCATGCCAGGTATGGAGGATTCGGCCGCTTCTCAACGGGTCGATTTGAGAGACAAACGCCTCGTGTATGGGTGAGAATTTGCTCGAAATCGGCATAATGTGTTTCATATTTAGGACAAACAGGTATCATGGTGCCAACCAGAACGCATGATCGTTATTGATGACGCCGATCGCCCTGCCCTGCAACTTCCATCCGTCGAAGGGCGAATTTTTCGATTTGGATTTAAACTCCCGCACGGAGACGGTCCACCTGGCCTCGGGATCGATCAGCGTCAGATTTGCCGCCTCACCCTCGGCGAGCCGAACCTCGGGGAGATGGAGAATCCTTCGAGGGTTCGTCGAAAATTTTTCGATCAGAGAGACGAGATTCAGGATTTTCGGTACAAGAAGCATCGTGAACGCCAGCCCGACAGCCGTTTCAAGGCCGACAATCCCGAACGGCGCCTGAAGGAACTCCACTTCTTTGTCGTCGTAGGAATGGGGCGCATGATCAGATGCAATCGCGTCGATTGTCCCGTCGCGCAACCCTTCAATCATCGACTCCACATCTTCGCGGGACCGAAGGGGAGGGTTCATTTTCGTGTTGGTGCTGAATGACCGGACAACCTCATCCGTGAGCGTGAAGTGATGAGGCGACACCTCGCACGTCACACTGAGACCCCTCTTCTTCCCAGCCGCGATTTTGGCCACCGCAGCCCCGGTGCTCACGTGCGCCAGGTGGTACTGGCCCCCGGTGTACGAGAGGAGTTGGAGGTCCCGGGAGACCATGATATCTTCCGCGAC contains:
- a CDS encoding dihydroorotase, which produces MNLLLKNGRLVDPLTGRDETVDLLIQKGLIEKIGARLNGSKGVEERNLGGALILPGFIDMHVHLREPGYEYKETIESGTRAAAAGGFTGVCCMPNTNPAIDDASVVRLIKERAAGSNGGIVDVHPVAAVTIGRQGKQLTPMMELAESGAVGFSDDGDPVRDSEVMRRALEYAAMAGKPVIQHAEESTLTRGGAMNEGAVSTSLGMPAMPAVAEDIMVSRDLQLLSYTGGQYHLAHVSTGAAVAKIAAGKKRGLSVTCEVSPHHFTLTDEVVRSFSTNTKMNPPLRSREDVESMIEGLRDGTIDAIASDHAPHSYDDKEVEFLQAPFGIVGLETAVGLAFTMLLVPKILNLVSLIEKFSTNPRRILHLPEVRLAEGEAANLTLIDPEARWTVSVREFKSKSKNSPFDGWKLQGRAIGVINNDHAFWLAP